The following proteins come from a genomic window of Verrucomicrobiales bacterium:
- a CDS encoding glycosyltransferase family 4 protein: MSQARPLRIIQIFNRYLLPGGEEKSVGRIGEDLVSGGHRVIRFWRASEEWKKPGAPPRWKQPFLLWNNSAVLDELQALHEKESADLWLLHNVIPVVSMGVYRRALELKVPIVQWLHNYRPISVGGALYAGTQKLAPDDPWKAVKESIAGSWNGRLMTSWLAASYALARRRGDFDSVKAWVAVSDEMRGIFAQAGWFPERLHSVRHSWHLTTSSTSNQDEGHFLFLGRMVEPKGVRFIVDLWRHPALQNITLVMAGQGPLADELRSQSPPNVRWVGQIEGAQKQELISTCRAIVFPCLWAEPLSTVAYEAYERGKTILASDMGGMKEIILDGKTGRLLPPGNAPAWLKALTTLTPAESQRLGQAGRTWLEQNVTPEVWNRDFLRITSQL, encoded by the coding sequence ATGAGCCAGGCTCGACCGTTGCGCATCATCCAGATTTTCAACCGTTACCTCCTTCCCGGCGGGGAGGAGAAATCCGTGGGACGGATCGGCGAAGATCTCGTCTCCGGAGGACATCGGGTGATTCGGTTCTGGCGAGCCTCCGAAGAATGGAAAAAGCCAGGCGCTCCGCCCCGATGGAAACAGCCGTTCCTCCTCTGGAACAATTCAGCCGTGCTGGATGAGTTACAGGCCCTGCACGAAAAGGAATCCGCTGACCTGTGGTTGCTTCACAACGTGATCCCCGTCGTTTCGATGGGAGTCTACCGACGCGCCCTGGAACTCAAGGTGCCCATCGTCCAGTGGCTGCACAATTATCGCCCCATCAGTGTCGGGGGGGCTCTTTACGCCGGAACCCAGAAGTTGGCGCCAGACGATCCTTGGAAAGCCGTGAAGGAGTCGATCGCCGGCAGTTGGAATGGCCGCCTGATGACCAGCTGGCTGGCCGCCTCCTACGCGCTGGCGCGCCGCCGCGGCGACTTTGACTCCGTCAAGGCTTGGGTGGCGGTGAGCGACGAGATGCGAGGTATCTTCGCCCAGGCGGGCTGGTTCCCTGAGCGCCTCCACAGCGTCCGACACTCATGGCACCTAACGACGTCGTCAACCAGCAATCAAGATGAGGGACACTTTCTATTCCTCGGCCGCATGGTGGAGCCCAAAGGCGTGCGCTTCATCGTGGACCTCTGGCGCCACCCAGCGTTACAGAACATCACCCTGGTGATGGCCGGCCAGGGCCCCCTTGCGGACGAGCTTCGCAGTCAATCGCCGCCCAACGTTCGCTGGGTCGGCCAGATCGAAGGCGCTCAGAAACAGGAACTCATCTCAACCTGCCGGGCCATCGTGTTTCCGTGCCTCTGGGCGGAGCCCTTGAGCACGGTTGCCTACGAAGCCTATGAACGGGGAAAGACGATTCTCGCCAGCGACATGGGGGGCATGAAGGAAATCATCTTGGATGGGAAAACCGGGCGTCTCCTCCCCCCAGGCAACGCCCCCGCCTGGCTCAAGGCCCTGACCACCCTGACCCCCGCGGAGTCTCAACGACTCGGCCAGGCAGGCCGAACCTGGCTCGAGCAGAATGTCACGCCGGAAGTCTGGAACCGGGACTTCCTCCGCATCACGAGCCAACTTTGA